In the Mauremys mutica isolate MM-2020 ecotype Southern chromosome 13, ASM2049712v1, whole genome shotgun sequence genome, one interval contains:
- the LOC123348401 gene encoding olfactory receptor 5-like: MFLVTYIATVVGNALIVVLIVADQHLHTPMYFFLGHLSCLETCYTSTFLPRLLASLLTGDRTISVSGCFTQMYFSGSLAATECYLLAAMSYDRYLAICKPLHYSVLMNTKFCLQLAAGSWFNGFLAITIFVLFISQLIFCGPNQINHFYCDPIPLMELSCSDTRLMLLFNFILISVFTLPPFLLTLTSYVCIVASILRIPSTTKRQKAFSTCASHLIVVTIFYGTPMIVYMLPKRNTLRDLNKVLSLCFTVLTPLVNPLIYSLRNREVKEDLRKAVSKCGFQENHAETPR; encoded by the coding sequence ATGTTCCTAGTAACCTACATCGCAACTGTAGTTGGGAACGCCCTCATCGTGGTGCTCattgtggctgatcagcaccttcacacccccatgtacttcttcctggggcacttgtcctgcttggagacctgctacacttCCACCTTTCTGCCCAGGTTGCTGGCCAGTCTCttgactggggacagaaccatcTCAGTCAGTGGCTGTTTCACACAAATGTATTTCTCTGGTTCCTTGGCAGCTACTGAATGCTATCTCCTAGCAGctatgtcttatgatcggtatttagctatatgtaaacccctgcactATTCAGTTCTTATGAATACCAAGTTTTGCCTACAATTGGCTGCTGGGTCATGGTTCAATGGTTTTTTGGCGATTACCATCTTTGTCCTATTCATATCACAGCTAATATTCTGTGGGCCAAACCAAATCAACCATTTCTATTGTGATCCCATTCCACTGATGGAACTGTCCTGCAGTGACACACGCCTGATGTTATTgttcaatttcattttaatttctgtattCACCCTGCCACCATTCCTACTAACCTTGACATCCTACGTGTGTATTGTTGCCAGCATCCTGAGAATTCCTTCCACCACCAaaaggcaaaaggccttttccacctgcgcATCTCACCTCATAgtggtgacaattttctatggAACCCCAATGATTGTCTACATGCTACCGAAACGTAATACACTGAGAGACCTGAACAAAGTGCTCTCTCTTTGCTtcacagtcctgactcccctggtTAACcctctcatctacagcctgagaaacagagaggtcaaggaagaCTTGCGCAAAGCAGTCAGTAAATGTGGTTTTCAAGAAAACCATGCAGAGACTCCGAGATAA